A region of Ficedula albicollis isolate OC2 chromosome 10, FicAlb1.5, whole genome shotgun sequence DNA encodes the following proteins:
- the LOC101816966 gene encoding uncharacterized protein LOC101816966 isoform X1, whose product MSPQLWGQRSPRGVGYLPPAPGTSCFLLADESPRPGKGGASRKDTCIQVIPLLCHSTQCPWTPQLGPAWCWVWARWGGGCVAWEARLGWAACRQRWLVAGDGCQKRTGPRLALPPLPQVSSFLQTLQAPDWLFLQPWHWLGSSVRQVWGCWRENPSQVGSSRQHPRVLQHLEEAAPSQRVSIHGDPRPKLCLSHQGCGMSQQVSDAAGGPETWLGPQAVTGAVTTAGFFLCEGLLGQHFNMVPNGAAEPQPGDLFLFPLASGGPGWWGAHAGIYCGDGEIIHLEGSAGMSPSGIVAKHGKSHLLRARGPAKVLRRKGGLDVAALQRRVRAAMEQPVEYDPIACNCIHFALALLGLGHLAGAMVSPALQ is encoded by the exons ATGTCACCACAACTGTGGGGACAGAGAAGTCCCCGAGGTGTGGGGTAcctgcccccagctcctggaACATCGTGTTTTCTGCTTGCAGATGAATCTCCTCGCCCAGGTAAAGGGGGAGCCAGCAGGAAGGACACCTGCATCCAGGTGATCCCACTCCTCTGCCATAGTACCCAGTGCCCCTGGACCCCACAGCTGGGACCTGCCTGGTGCTGGGTCTGGGCgaggtggggagggggatgTGTGGCCTGGGAGGctaggctgggctgggctgcctgcCGGCAGAGATGGCTGGTGGCAGGGGATGGCTGTCAGAAGAGGACAGGTCCCCGTCTTGCCCTGCCCCCTCTCCCACAGGTGAGCTCCTTCCTTCAGACCCTGCAAGCCCCGGACTGGCTgttcctccagccctggcactggtTGGGCTCCTCGGTGCGGcaggtttgggggtgctggcGTGAGAATCCCAGCCAG gtgggcagctccaggcag CACCCACGGGTGCTTCAGCACCTAGAGGaggcagccccttcccagaGGGTTTCCATCCATGGAGACCCTAGACCCAAGCTGTGCTTAAGCCACCAAGGATGTGGGATGAGCCAGCAGGTCAGTGATGCTGCCGGTGGCCCTGAAACATGGCTGGGTCCCCAGGCGGTGACTGGGGCAGTGACCACGGCAGGGTTCTTCCTCTGCGAGGGGCTGCTGGGACAACACTTCAACATGGTCCCCAACGGAGCggctgagccccagcctggggacctcttcctcttccctctggcCTCGGGGGGCCCTGGCTGGTGGGGCGCCCACGCTGGCATCTACTGCGGTGACGGGGAGATCATCCACCTGGAAG GCAGCGCAGGGATGTCACCGTCAGGCATCGTGGCTAAGCACGGCAAGAGCCACCTGCTGCGGGCACGGGGCCCGGCCAAGGTGCTGCGCAGGAAGGGAGGGCTGGACGTGGCTGCCCTGCAGCGCCGGGTGCGCGCGGCCATGGAGCAGCCCGTGGAGTACGACCCCATCGCCTGCAACTGCATCCACTTCGCCCTCgccctcctggggctgggccacCTCGCTGGCGCCATG gtgtccccagcgctgcagtga
- the LOC101816966 gene encoding uncharacterized protein LOC101816966 isoform X2 yields MSPQLWGQRSPRGVGYLPPAPGTSCFLLADESPRPGKGGASRKDTCIQVIPLLCHSTQCPWTPQLGPAWCWVWARWGGGCVAWEARLGWAACRQRWLVAGDGCQKRTGPRLALPPLPQVSSFLQTLQAPDWLFLQPWHWLGSSVGSSRQHPRVLQHLEEAAPSQRVSIHGDPRPKLCLSHQGCGMSQQVSDAAGGPETWLGPQAVTGAVTTAGFFLCEGLLGQHFNMVPNGAAEPQPGDLFLFPLASGGPGWWGAHAGIYCGDGEIIHLEGSAGMSPSGIVAKHGKSHLLRARGPAKVLRRKGGLDVAALQRRVRAAMEQPVEYDPIACNCIHFALALLGLGHLAGAMVSPALQ; encoded by the exons ATGTCACCACAACTGTGGGGACAGAGAAGTCCCCGAGGTGTGGGGTAcctgcccccagctcctggaACATCGTGTTTTCTGCTTGCAGATGAATCTCCTCGCCCAGGTAAAGGGGGAGCCAGCAGGAAGGACACCTGCATCCAGGTGATCCCACTCCTCTGCCATAGTACCCAGTGCCCCTGGACCCCACAGCTGGGACCTGCCTGGTGCTGGGTCTGGGCgaggtggggagggggatgTGTGGCCTGGGAGGctaggctgggctgggctgcctgcCGGCAGAGATGGCTGGTGGCAGGGGATGGCTGTCAGAAGAGGACAGGTCCCCGTCTTGCCCTGCCCCCTCTCCCACAGGTGAGCTCCTTCCTTCAGACCCTGCAAGCCCCGGACTGGCTgttcctccagccctggcactggtTGGGCTCCTCG gtgggcagctccaggcag CACCCACGGGTGCTTCAGCACCTAGAGGaggcagccccttcccagaGGGTTTCCATCCATGGAGACCCTAGACCCAAGCTGTGCTTAAGCCACCAAGGATGTGGGATGAGCCAGCAGGTCAGTGATGCTGCCGGTGGCCCTGAAACATGGCTGGGTCCCCAGGCGGTGACTGGGGCAGTGACCACGGCAGGGTTCTTCCTCTGCGAGGGGCTGCTGGGACAACACTTCAACATGGTCCCCAACGGAGCggctgagccccagcctggggacctcttcctcttccctctggcCTCGGGGGGCCCTGGCTGGTGGGGCGCCCACGCTGGCATCTACTGCGGTGACGGGGAGATCATCCACCTGGAAG GCAGCGCAGGGATGTCACCGTCAGGCATCGTGGCTAAGCACGGCAAGAGCCACCTGCTGCGGGCACGGGGCCCGGCCAAGGTGCTGCGCAGGAAGGGAGGGCTGGACGTGGCTGCCCTGCAGCGCCGGGTGCGCGCGGCCATGGAGCAGCCCGTGGAGTACGACCCCATCGCCTGCAACTGCATCCACTTCGCCCTCgccctcctggggctgggccacCTCGCTGGCGCCATG gtgtccccagcgctgcagtga
- the LOC101816966 gene encoding uncharacterized protein LOC101816966 isoform X3 yields the protein MSPQLWGQRSPRGVGYLPPAPGTSCFLLADESPRPGKGGASRKDTCIQVIPLLCHSTQCPWTPQLGPAWCWVWARWGGGCVAWEARLGWAACRQRWLVAGDGCQKRTGPRLALPPLPQVSSFLQTLQAPDWLFLQPWHWLGSSVRQVWGCWRENPSQVGSSRQAVTGAVTTAGFFLCEGLLGQHFNMVPNGAAEPQPGDLFLFPLASGGPGWWGAHAGIYCGDGEIIHLEGSAGMSPSGIVAKHGKSHLLRARGPAKVLRRKGGLDVAALQRRVRAAMEQPVEYDPIACNCIHFALALLGLGHLAGAMVSPALQ from the exons ATGTCACCACAACTGTGGGGACAGAGAAGTCCCCGAGGTGTGGGGTAcctgcccccagctcctggaACATCGTGTTTTCTGCTTGCAGATGAATCTCCTCGCCCAGGTAAAGGGGGAGCCAGCAGGAAGGACACCTGCATCCAGGTGATCCCACTCCTCTGCCATAGTACCCAGTGCCCCTGGACCCCACAGCTGGGACCTGCCTGGTGCTGGGTCTGGGCgaggtggggagggggatgTGTGGCCTGGGAGGctaggctgggctgggctgcctgcCGGCAGAGATGGCTGGTGGCAGGGGATGGCTGTCAGAAGAGGACAGGTCCCCGTCTTGCCCTGCCCCCTCTCCCACAGGTGAGCTCCTTCCTTCAGACCCTGCAAGCCCCGGACTGGCTgttcctccagccctggcactggtTGGGCTCCTCGGTGCGGcaggtttgggggtgctggcGTGAGAATCCCAGCCAG gtgggcagctccaggcag GCGGTGACTGGGGCAGTGACCACGGCAGGGTTCTTCCTCTGCGAGGGGCTGCTGGGACAACACTTCAACATGGTCCCCAACGGAGCggctgagccccagcctggggacctcttcctcttccctctggcCTCGGGGGGCCCTGGCTGGTGGGGCGCCCACGCTGGCATCTACTGCGGTGACGGGGAGATCATCCACCTGGAAG GCAGCGCAGGGATGTCACCGTCAGGCATCGTGGCTAAGCACGGCAAGAGCCACCTGCTGCGGGCACGGGGCCCGGCCAAGGTGCTGCGCAGGAAGGGAGGGCTGGACGTGGCTGCCCTGCAGCGCCGGGTGCGCGCGGCCATGGAGCAGCCCGTGGAGTACGACCCCATCGCCTGCAACTGCATCCACTTCGCCCTCgccctcctggggctgggccacCTCGCTGGCGCCATG gtgtccccagcgctgcagtga
- the LOC101816966 gene encoding uncharacterized protein LOC101816966 isoform X4, whose product MSPQLWGQRSPRGVGYLPPAPGTSCFLLADESPRPGKGGASRKDTCIQVIPLLCHSTQCPWTPQLGPAWCWVWARWGGGCVAWEARLGWAACRQRWLVAGDGCQKRTGPRLALPPLPQVSSFLQTLQAPDWLFLQPWHWLGSSVGSSRQAVTGAVTTAGFFLCEGLLGQHFNMVPNGAAEPQPGDLFLFPLASGGPGWWGAHAGIYCGDGEIIHLEGSAGMSPSGIVAKHGKSHLLRARGPAKVLRRKGGLDVAALQRRVRAAMEQPVEYDPIACNCIHFALALLGLGHLAGAMVSPALQ is encoded by the exons ATGTCACCACAACTGTGGGGACAGAGAAGTCCCCGAGGTGTGGGGTAcctgcccccagctcctggaACATCGTGTTTTCTGCTTGCAGATGAATCTCCTCGCCCAGGTAAAGGGGGAGCCAGCAGGAAGGACACCTGCATCCAGGTGATCCCACTCCTCTGCCATAGTACCCAGTGCCCCTGGACCCCACAGCTGGGACCTGCCTGGTGCTGGGTCTGGGCgaggtggggagggggatgTGTGGCCTGGGAGGctaggctgggctgggctgcctgcCGGCAGAGATGGCTGGTGGCAGGGGATGGCTGTCAGAAGAGGACAGGTCCCCGTCTTGCCCTGCCCCCTCTCCCACAGGTGAGCTCCTTCCTTCAGACCCTGCAAGCCCCGGACTGGCTgttcctccagccctggcactggtTGGGCTCCTCG gtgggcagctccaggcag GCGGTGACTGGGGCAGTGACCACGGCAGGGTTCTTCCTCTGCGAGGGGCTGCTGGGACAACACTTCAACATGGTCCCCAACGGAGCggctgagccccagcctggggacctcttcctcttccctctggcCTCGGGGGGCCCTGGCTGGTGGGGCGCCCACGCTGGCATCTACTGCGGTGACGGGGAGATCATCCACCTGGAAG GCAGCGCAGGGATGTCACCGTCAGGCATCGTGGCTAAGCACGGCAAGAGCCACCTGCTGCGGGCACGGGGCCCGGCCAAGGTGCTGCGCAGGAAGGGAGGGCTGGACGTGGCTGCCCTGCAGCGCCGGGTGCGCGCGGCCATGGAGCAGCCCGTGGAGTACGACCCCATCGCCTGCAACTGCATCCACTTCGCCCTCgccctcctggggctgggccacCTCGCTGGCGCCATG gtgtccccagcgctgcagtga
- the LOC101816966 gene encoding uncharacterized protein LOC101816966 isoform X5 — MNLLAQVSSFLQTLQAPDWLFLQPWHWLGSSVRQVWGCWRENPSQVGSSRQHPRVLQHLEEAAPSQRVSIHGDPRPKLCLSHQGCGMSQQVSDAAGGPETWLGPQAVTGAVTTAGFFLCEGLLGQHFNMVPNGAAEPQPGDLFLFPLASGGPGWWGAHAGIYCGDGEIIHLEGSAGMSPSGIVAKHGKSHLLRARGPAKVLRRKGGLDVAALQRRVRAAMEQPVEYDPIACNCIHFALALLGLGHLAGAMVSPALQ; from the exons ATGAATCTCCTCGCCCAG GTGAGCTCCTTCCTTCAGACCCTGCAAGCCCCGGACTGGCTgttcctccagccctggcactggtTGGGCTCCTCGGTGCGGcaggtttgggggtgctggcGTGAGAATCCCAGCCAG gtgggcagctccaggcag CACCCACGGGTGCTTCAGCACCTAGAGGaggcagccccttcccagaGGGTTTCCATCCATGGAGACCCTAGACCCAAGCTGTGCTTAAGCCACCAAGGATGTGGGATGAGCCAGCAGGTCAGTGATGCTGCCGGTGGCCCTGAAACATGGCTGGGTCCCCAGGCGGTGACTGGGGCAGTGACCACGGCAGGGTTCTTCCTCTGCGAGGGGCTGCTGGGACAACACTTCAACATGGTCCCCAACGGAGCggctgagccccagcctggggacctcttcctcttccctctggcCTCGGGGGGCCCTGGCTGGTGGGGCGCCCACGCTGGCATCTACTGCGGTGACGGGGAGATCATCCACCTGGAAG GCAGCGCAGGGATGTCACCGTCAGGCATCGTGGCTAAGCACGGCAAGAGCCACCTGCTGCGGGCACGGGGCCCGGCCAAGGTGCTGCGCAGGAAGGGAGGGCTGGACGTGGCTGCCCTGCAGCGCCGGGTGCGCGCGGCCATGGAGCAGCCCGTGGAGTACGACCCCATCGCCTGCAACTGCATCCACTTCGCCCTCgccctcctggggctgggccacCTCGCTGGCGCCATG gtgtccccagcgctgcagtga
- the LOC101816966 gene encoding uncharacterized protein LOC101816966 isoform X7, with protein sequence MNLLAQVGSSRQAVTGAVTTAGFFLCEGLLGQHFNMVPNGAAEPQPGDLFLFPLASGGPGWWGAHAGIYCGDGEIIHLEGSAGMSPSGIVAKHGKSHLLRARGPAKVLRRKGGLDVAALQRRVRAAMEQPVEYDPIACNCIHFALALLGLGHLAGAMVSPALQ encoded by the exons ATGAATCTCCTCGCCCAG gtgggcagctccaggcag GCGGTGACTGGGGCAGTGACCACGGCAGGGTTCTTCCTCTGCGAGGGGCTGCTGGGACAACACTTCAACATGGTCCCCAACGGAGCggctgagccccagcctggggacctcttcctcttccctctggcCTCGGGGGGCCCTGGCTGGTGGGGCGCCCACGCTGGCATCTACTGCGGTGACGGGGAGATCATCCACCTGGAAG GCAGCGCAGGGATGTCACCGTCAGGCATCGTGGCTAAGCACGGCAAGAGCCACCTGCTGCGGGCACGGGGCCCGGCCAAGGTGCTGCGCAGGAAGGGAGGGCTGGACGTGGCTGCCCTGCAGCGCCGGGTGCGCGCGGCCATGGAGCAGCCCGTGGAGTACGACCCCATCGCCTGCAACTGCATCCACTTCGCCCTCgccctcctggggctgggccacCTCGCTGGCGCCATG gtgtccccagcgctgcagtga
- the LOC101816966 gene encoding uncharacterized protein LOC101816966 isoform X6, whose product MSQQVSDAAGGPETWLGPQAVTGAVTTAGFFLCEGLLGQHFNMVPNGAAEPQPGDLFLFPLASGGPGWWGAHAGIYCGDGEIIHLEGSAGMSPSGIVAKHGKSHLLRARGPAKVLRRKGGLDVAALQRRVRAAMEQPVEYDPIACNCIHFALALLGLGHLAGAMVSPALQ is encoded by the exons ATGAGCCAGCAGGTCAGTGATGCTGCCGGTGGCCCTGAAACATGGCTGGGTCCCCAGGCGGTGACTGGGGCAGTGACCACGGCAGGGTTCTTCCTCTGCGAGGGGCTGCTGGGACAACACTTCAACATGGTCCCCAACGGAGCggctgagccccagcctggggacctcttcctcttccctctggcCTCGGGGGGCCCTGGCTGGTGGGGCGCCCACGCTGGCATCTACTGCGGTGACGGGGAGATCATCCACCTGGAAG GCAGCGCAGGGATGTCACCGTCAGGCATCGTGGCTAAGCACGGCAAGAGCCACCTGCTGCGGGCACGGGGCCCGGCCAAGGTGCTGCGCAGGAAGGGAGGGCTGGACGTGGCTGCCCTGCAGCGCCGGGTGCGCGCGGCCATGGAGCAGCCCGTGGAGTACGACCCCATCGCCTGCAACTGCATCCACTTCGCCCTCgccctcctggggctgggccacCTCGCTGGCGCCATG gtgtccccagcgctgcagtga